The Paenibacillus sp. BIC5C1 DNA segment CTTGACCATCTGCAGTTTTGGGATAACTGTCCGCAATGGCTGCCCGATTCTCCAGATCAGGTGTCATAAAATCAACAGCTTTCACCATGTTGATCTCTTCGGAGTAAGGTACCTGAGGCTGAATGAACAACGAGCCTTCATGCAAAGTGGTTCCGATCAGTACAGGGATATCCTGTGCCGCGCCCTCCTCTACTGCCTGAAGAGGCGACTTCGGAAGTGTAACTCCCTCCAGTACGGGCTGGAACAACAGGGCCATGCCTGCACCGCTTTGTTGTTTGACCGTTTCGCCAGCAGCGATGATTTGCTCCACTGGAATGGTTTTGAGTTTATGCAGGTCATCTGGTGTTACCCCCAGAACCTTCAGCATGCCATCACGAATGGCTGAGGCCTGCTCTGCTGGCACAACTTGTGAGGCTCCACTTTGCATAATGGCACGGTGGAACAATACTTTGGCTGCTGGCATCGCCATCAAAGCCGCAATACTCATGCTGCCCGCAGATTCTCCGAATACAGTGACATTATGCGCATCGCCGCCAAAAGCTTCGATGTTGTCCTGCACCCATTGCAATGCAGCAATCTGATCCAGTAAACCCACATTGGATGCAAAACCCTCTCCAAGCGGAGCCAAATGCAGGAACCCTAGCGGCCCCAGACGATAGTTGATCGTCACGACGATAACGTCTCCCCGGAGGACGAGTTGTGTTCCATCGTACATCGGCTGGCTGCCAGCGCCTGAAACAAACGATCCGCCATGAATCCATAGCATCACGGGAAGCGGCTCATGGCTTTCTTTTTCAGGTGCCCATATATTCAGGTAAAGACTATCTTCCGATTCCACCGGAGGCTGTCCGGATATGGCCTCAGTTTGAGGATTTCTTGGCTGCATATTTTCAGGACCGAATTGTTTCGCCTCTCTGACTCCGTCCCACGACTCGGGTGGAACCGGAGCCTGAAAGCGTAATTCACCCACGGGTGGCGCAGCATAAGGAATACCTTTCCATACGCTCGCTCCATGCAAAAGCTCTCCTTGAACCGTGCCATATCTTGTATTCACTTGAAGTTCCCTCATGCGCACATACATCCTCTCTACTGATCGATAGTTCCAGCTTACGGCTGGTGTAGCTCAGATCCGAGTGTAACTTTGAGCTGACGAAATTCTGTCTCAGGTTTATTAAATAACGTACACGATGAATAATTTTGTATTGATTCAACGCCCTTTCGTACGTACTGTACTGGCAAGGGTGTTTCCACTTATTTGAGTATAGATCTACGCGATACCCATTTACAAGTTTGTCCAGATTTAAGCGCCACTGCTACGTTTCACGTGGAACTTTTACAGCAAACATAAAGACCCCGCTTCAATTAACGAGCGAAGTCTTCTATTGCTGTTCTGCATATTCCATCAACTTTCCCGATGTATGGATTAATTACCGCCGTTTACTTTTACCGGATAATGAACCGTATATTCTGCGCCTTCAATCCAGCTCCCGGTCACATGATTACGTCCCTTAACGACAACCCGATCACGGTATACATCCACATGCAAACTTTCACTTCCCTCCAGATGCTCATCCTCATCCGTCCAGAGATAAGCTACAGAGGAGGCATTAAACATCGTTGGCAGCTGTCCGCCACCTTCGTACATGGTATGCTGAGCCTCTAATTGCCAATGGGTGTGCCCAGAGAAGAGGATGACCTGCGGATAACGACTTAGCACAGCCTTTAATGCTGCATCCTGATTCACGCCATGCCAACCTTGTTCCTTCATGGAACCCGCAACTGTATCCATCAGTGGTTGATGGAGAAAGGCAAAAATCGGCTGCTCAGGCAATGCTTGCTCCGACAGTTTTGTTTCCAGCCATTGCAGTTGATCGGCAGACATATCACAATCTTTCGGATGAGGCTGCTCCGTACCCAGGAAGATATAATGATACCCGTCGATCCAGTGGTCGTGGTACGATCCGTTCATCCCTGTGATTGCTGTAAAATCACTCAACCGCTTATGCCACAACTCTTCAGTTGAGATGGAATTCTGGTTTTTTTCAATATCATGAGCCTCGACCTGGCCCATATCCCCTGAATACCCCAACACCTCACCCACCTCGTGCTGGGTCATGGTGGTCAAGTTCAGCGGTGGATCTCCCCATAGAATGGCTCCAATATCATGATTGCCTACGGTATAACGTATTGGAGGCAGTGATTCGCCGTGAGCCCGCAATATACGCTGCAACTCCTGGTATTCTTGAGGCAGTCCACGATCGGTCACATCGCCCACATGCATAATTCCGCTGCTGCCATGGCTATACGTTGCGATGTCTTCCAGCGCTTTCTCCAGATGACGGTTATGGATATGATCAGCCTGCTCTCTCACATGAGTATCTGTGATGACCTGGAAGCTGATTATCGGCTGTTCGTGTTTATTTTCATTTCCCATCAGGAATCACTCCATTTCAGTCCAATAATGCCAATCAGAATAAAGCCCATCCAGACGATCGACATCGCCTTCAGACGTTCACCCAGAAAGTAATGTCCCACTATCCCAATCAATGTAATGCCTACGCCCGACCAGATGGCATAAGCAACCCCCAGCGGCATATACTTCACAGCAAAATTCAACAGGGTAAAGCTCGCTCCATAACAGGCAAACATAAGAATGGAAGGCCATACGCGGGTAAAACCATCCGAGACCCTCATCAGAATCGTACCACTGAGCTCCAATCCAATCGCCAGAGCAAGCAGTATCCATCCCGTATATGAATGACTCGTCATCGGTTTACCTCAACTTCCAGCAATTCATCAAACGAACGAACCGTAAGATCCGCAAGCTTGATATGAGCAGGTTCACCCACAGCAATCTTCCAGGCAGCTCCCGCAGCACGGGCCATCTCCATATCACCATCCGTATCGCCAATGACGACAACTCTTGCAGTAGGTACACCCAGACGCTCACACGCCAGCAACAACATGTCAGGAAACGGTTTTCCCCGTCCAACCTGATCCGTTCCTACAACTACGGTGAAAAAAGATTCTATCCCCATCCACTTTAAATGACTTAGGGCATTTTCTGTCTCATCCGCTGTGACGACACCCATTTTCAGTCCTTTGCTGCGACACTGCTCAAGAAAGGCAAGGACGCCTGGAAGGGGCTGAGCAGGGCGCTCCTTATTCATTGCGTATTCTGCCTGCAGCAAACATTCCCTCACAATAATTTTCGCTTCCGCCCAGCTTAATCCTGCACGATAGCCATGCCAAGTTAATACGGCGTAGACTTCCTCCATTGTTCCCATAGCAAGGGGGCCTCGCACATCATAACCGTTCATTCGTCCCTGCTCATCATGGAATGTTCCCCATATATGAGGAATCTCTGCTGCATTGAACTGAAGGCCACGAGCAGCAAGCTCTTCCCGGAAGTTCTCCATCACACGATCGGTCCAGAAGCCCCACATGGCTGTAAAATCAAGCAGAGTCCCATCCTTGTCAAATAAAATAGCCTCAATTGGGGTAGAAAGGCTCCCCAGCGTCAATTCGGGCATTGGTTACGCTCCTTGTCTGCTGAATTACTAAGTCAGAAAAGCGGTACAACACTGCACCGCTCTTCCAAGTTAAGCTTGTTTCCCCTTGTTATTTCACGCGATCCAATTCTTTTTGGGCCTTTTCTTTGGCTTCTTTCAGCGCTTGTGCTGCTGGAATGTTATTAATCTGTACCTGATCTGCTGCATCCTTCAGCGCAGCATTGATTTTGCCTCCAGTCGGGTCCTGGAACGGAGCCGAAGCATGGGAGGCCTGCTGCAATGGAACCTTGATTTGCGGGTTCTCTTCACTGAATGTTTTGAAAGCAGGATCTTCTTGAGCAGATTGACGAACTGCAATGTAACCTGTGTTCATGGACCAAGCTGCTGTATTCGCTGTTTCCGAGAAATACGTCAGCCATTTATAAGCTGCTTGCTGCTGTTCCGGACTTGCTTCGGCCGGGATACCTGCCATGATCGCACTCGCCACAGGCTTGCCTTGGCCTACACCTTCCCAACCCGGTTGTTCC contains these protein-coding regions:
- a CDS encoding carboxylesterase/lipase family protein, encoding MRELQVNTRYGTVQGELLHGASVWKGIPYAAPPVGELRFQAPVPPESWDGVREAKQFGPENMQPRNPQTEAISGQPPVESEDSLYLNIWAPEKESHEPLPVMLWIHGGSFVSGAGSQPMYDGTQLVLRGDVIVVTINYRLGPLGFLHLAPLGEGFASNVGLLDQIAALQWVQDNIEAFGGDAHNVTVFGESAGSMSIAALMAMPAAKVLFHRAIMQSGASQVVPAEQASAIRDGMLKVLGVTPDDLHKLKTIPVEQIIAAGETVKQQSGAGMALLFQPVLEGVTLPKSPLQAVEEGAAQDIPVLIGTTLHEGSLFIQPQVPYSEEINMVKAVDFMTPDLENRAAIADSYPKTADGQAQVMTDLFFWRSAVQYAAAQQKHAPVWMYRFDWVMPEHPLLHKSIHSIDIFFAFNTLPVLKFMNAEPDAAAVKLAGKVQDAWISFAKQGKPETAGVNWPAYKDDRATLIFNHEVELVHDPEASKRELLGL
- a CDS encoding metallophosphoesterase family protein: MGNENKHEQPIISFQVITDTHVREQADHIHNRHLEKALEDIATYSHGSSGIMHVGDVTDRGLPQEYQELQRILRAHGESLPPIRYTVGNHDIGAILWGDPPLNLTTMTQHEVGEVLGYSGDMGQVEAHDIEKNQNSISTEELWHKRLSDFTAITGMNGSYHDHWIDGYHYIFLGTEQPHPKDCDMSADQLQWLETKLSEQALPEQPIFAFLHQPLMDTVAGSMKEQGWHGVNQDAALKAVLSRYPQVILFSGHTHWQLEAQHTMYEGGGQLPTMFNASSVAYLWTDEDEHLEGSESLHVDVYRDRVVVKGRNHVTGSWIEGAEYTVHYPVKVNGGN
- a CDS encoding DMT family transporter translates to MTSHSYTGWILLALAIGLELSGTILMRVSDGFTRVWPSILMFACYGASFTLLNFAVKYMPLGVAYAIWSGVGITLIGIVGHYFLGERLKAMSIVWMGFILIGIIGLKWSDS
- a CDS encoding HAD family hydrolase; its protein translation is MPELTLGSLSTPIEAILFDKDGTLLDFTAMWGFWTDRVMENFREELAARGLQFNAAEIPHIWGTFHDEQGRMNGYDVRGPLAMGTMEEVYAVLTWHGYRAGLSWAEAKIIVRECLLQAEYAMNKERPAQPLPGVLAFLEQCRSKGLKMGVVTADETENALSHLKWMGIESFFTVVVGTDQVGRGKPFPDMLLLACERLGVPTARVVVIGDTDGDMEMARAAGAAWKIAVGEPAHIKLADLTVRSFDELLEVEVNR